The Bacteroidales bacterium genomic interval TTATTGGCAGGACCTTGTGTTGTTGAAAGCGAAGGTATTGTTTTTAAAATTGCGGAACACCTCATAAAAGTTACGGAAAAACTAAAAATACCGTTTATATTTAAAGCCTCTTTTAAAAAAGCAAATCGTTCAAAAGTTGATTCTTTTACGGGAATAGGAGACATTAAAGCCCTAAAAATATTAAAAAAAGTAAGAACTGAGTTAAAAATTCCTGTCGTAACTGACATACATACCGAAAACGATGCAAACACAGCCGCCGAATATGTTGATATATTGCAAATTCCTGCATTTTTATCAAGGCAAACCGATTTATTAACCGCCGCTGCAAAAACCGGAAAATTTGTTAATATTAAAAAGGGGCAATTTATGTCGCCGGAAGCAATGAAATTTGCTGCTCAAAAAATTATTGATTCAGGGAATAATAAAATAATGCTTACCGACAGGGGCACCATGTTCGGATATGGTGATTTAATAGTAGATTTCAGAGCAATTCCGATTATGCAAAAAAACAAATTTCCTGTTATTGTGGATATAACACATTCGTTACAACAACCGAATCAACCTTCCGGAGTAACCGGAGGGCAACCCGAAATGATTGAAACAATTGCAAAAGCGGCAATAGCTGTAGGTGCTGACGGTATTTTTCTTGAAACTCACCCGAATCCTGAAGAAGCAAAATCAGACGGGGCAAATATGCTTAACTTGGAATACATTGAAAATCTTCTCACAAAATTAGTCAGGA includes:
- the kdsA gene encoding 3-deoxy-8-phosphooctulonate synthase; protein product: MINSIPNIKYTKENNFFLLAGPCVVESEGIVFKIAEHLIKVTEKLKIPFIFKASFKKANRSKVDSFTGIGDIKALKILKKVRTELKIPVVTDIHTENDANTAAEYVDILQIPAFLSRQTDLLTAAAKTGKFVNIKKGQFMSPEAMKFAAQKIIDSGNNKIMLTDRGTMFGYGDLIVDFRAIPIMQKNKFPVIVDITHSLQQPNQPSGVTGGQPEMIETIAKAAIAVGADGIFLETHPNPEEAKSDGANMLNLEYIENLLTKLVRIRKAVNSF